The Variovorax sp. PMC12 genome segment GCCGACGCGCGCATTGGGCGCGCCGCACACGATGTTGAGCAAGGCGCCCTGCCCCACGTCGACCTGGCACACGCGCAGGCGATCGGCATTCGGGTGCTGCTCGGCTTCCTTGATTTCGCCGACCACGATGCGCGTGAAGGGCGGCGCGACCGGACGGCGCTCTTCGACCTCGAAACCGCCCATGGTGAGCGTTTCGGCCAGTTCGGCGCTGTCGAGGGGCGGATTGCAGAACTCGCGCAGCCAGGATTCCGGGAATTGCATCTCTTCGATCTCGATCTGGTTTTTCTATGTATGGAGGGGGCTTACTGGAACTGCGAGAGAAAACGCAGGTCGCCGTCGAAGAACAGGCGCAGGTCGTTCACGCCGTAGCGCAGCATCGTGAGCCGGTCAGGGCCCATGCCGAAGGCGAAGCCGATGTAGCACTCGGGGTCGAGGCCCATGTTGCGCACCACGTTCGGATGCACCTGGCCCGAACCCGACACCTCGAGCCAGCGACCGGCCAGCGGGCCGCTGGCGAACTGGATGTCGATCTCGGCGCTCGGCTCGGTGAACGGGAAGAAGCTCGGGCGGAAACGCAGCACGAGGTCGTCGCGCTCGAAGAAGGTGCGGCAGAAGTCGGTGAAGACGACCTTGAGGTCCTTGAAGCTCACGTTCTCGCCGAGCCACAGGCCTTCGCACTGGTGGAACATGGGCGAGTGGGTGGCGTCGCTGTCGACGCGATAAGTGCGGCCCGGCGCGATCACGCGGATCTCGGGCGCCTTCACGGTGCCAGTGGTGTCGGCCGCCGCGGCGGCGAACTCGGCGGCGTACTTCTTGATGTGCTGATGCGCATAGCGCACCTGCATCGGGCTGGTGTGCGGACGCAGGTTGTAGGGAATGCCGTCGTCGCCGTTGATGTCGACGTAGAAGGTGTCCTGCATCGAACGCGCGGGATGGTTCGGCGGGTTGTTGAGCGAGGTGAAGCTGTGCCAGTCGCTTTCGATCTCGGGGCCGTCGGCCACGTCGAAGCCCATGCTCGAGAAGATTTCCTCGATGCGCTCCAGGGTGCGGCTCACGGGATGCAGGCCGCCCGGGATGCGGCGGCGGCCGGGCAGGCTCACGTCGAGGGCTTCGGCGCGCAGTTGCAAGGAGAGTTCTTCGTCGGCCAGTTGCTGGCGGCGATCGGTCAGCGCGGCCTCGATGGCCTGCTTGGCCACGTTGATCGCCGCGCCGCGGGACTTCTTCTCTTCGACGCTCAGCGCGGCCATGCCCTTCATCAGCTCGGTGATGCGGCCCGACTTGCCGAGGAACTGGGCCTTGGCGTTTTCGAGCTCTGCGGGCGTTTTCGCTTCGGCGAAGGCGGCGCGTGCGGTGTCGACAAGGGAGTCCAACTCGTTCATAGCAACAAAAATCTTCGAGGGGAAATAAAAAAGAGCTGGAGCCTTTTAAAGCGCCAGCCCTTGAGCCGTGGGCGCAGGAAGCCGCCCGGAGGCGGCAGCCTGCTGTGCAGAATCAAGCAGCCAGCTTGGCCTTGACCTGCTCCACGATGCCGGCAAATGCGGCCTTGTCGTGCACGGCGATGTCCGCAAGCATCTTGCGGTCGATCTCGATACCGGCCTTGCGGATGCCATTGGCGAACTGGCTGTAGGTCAGGCCCAGTTCACGCGAGGCGGCGTTGATACGCGCGATCCACAGCTGACGGAACACGCGCTTCTTGGTACGACGGTCACGGTAGGCGTATTGGCCCGCCTTCATCACCGCCTGTTTGGCGATGCGGAAGACATTGCCGCGACGACCGCGGAAACCCTTTGCGAGTGCGAGAACTTTCTTGTGGCGGGCGCGAGCCGTTACACCACGTTTGACGCGAGGCATGTGTGTACTCCTTGTTCGTCTGAGTTAAATGCCACGGCCGGGCAGCATGGCGGCGACAGAAACCATGTTGGTTTCATGCACTGCGACTGCACCACGCAGGTGACGCTTGTTCTTGGTGGTCTTCTTCGTCAAGATGTGACGCTTGAAGGCTTGACCGCGCTTGACGGTGCCACCGGGACGAACGCGGAAACGTTTTTTCGCGCTGCTCTTGGTCTTCATTTTGGGCATGTGAATGCTCCTTTAGTTTGTGCTCGTGAGGCGCCATGGATGCTCCACGGACTTGTTGGCCCCGAGACACTTCTTTATCTCGCCCCTGCCAGCCCTTCTTGCGAAGCGCGGGCAAAGGCGAAATCCCTTCAAAACCTCTCTACCGCAGACCTCAGGCCGCCGCAGGTGCAGCAGCGTCAGCCGCAGGCTTTGGCGCTCCGCCACCAGCCTTCTTGCGCCCTGGCGCGATCATCATGATCATCTGCCGGCCTTCGAGCTTCGGGAACTGCTCGACCATGATCAGGTCGCCCAGTTCGTCGCGAATGCGTTGCAGCAGTGCCAGACCCAGCTCCTGGTGCGTGATCTCGCGGCCGCGGAAGCGCAGCGTGATCTTGCATTTGTCGCCGTCTTC includes the following:
- the pheS gene encoding phenylalanine--tRNA ligase subunit alpha; this translates as MNELDSLVDTARAAFAEAKTPAELENAKAQFLGKSGRITELMKGMAALSVEEKKSRGAAINVAKQAIEAALTDRRQQLADEELSLQLRAEALDVSLPGRRRIPGGLHPVSRTLERIEEIFSSMGFDVADGPEIESDWHSFTSLNNPPNHPARSMQDTFYVDINGDDGIPYNLRPHTSPMQVRYAHQHIKKYAAEFAAAAADTTGTVKAPEIRVIAPGRTYRVDSDATHSPMFHQCEGLWLGENVSFKDLKVVFTDFCRTFFERDDLVLRFRPSFFPFTEPSAEIDIQFASGPLAGRWLEVSGSGQVHPNVVRNMGLDPECYIGFAFGMGPDRLTMLRYGVNDLRLFFDGDLRFLSQFQ
- the rplT gene encoding 50S ribosomal protein L20, which produces MPRVKRGVTARARHKKVLALAKGFRGRRGNVFRIAKQAVMKAGQYAYRDRRTKKRVFRQLWIARINAASRELGLTYSQFANGIRKAGIEIDRKMLADIAVHDKAAFAGIVEQVKAKLAA
- the rpmI gene encoding 50S ribosomal protein L35 — its product is MPKMKTKSSAKKRFRVRPGGTVKRGQAFKRHILTKKTTKNKRHLRGAVAVHETNMVSVAAMLPGRGI